CGCCACGAGCTTGGCCATGGCGAGCTGCTTGCGCTCCAGGTAGCTGCGCATCATCACCTTGTAGGCGGTGACGGACTGGGGCTCGCGCATGAGGGCGGCGCGCGAGAACTCCATCGCCTTGTCGTGGTCGCCCGTCTGCCGGTAGATCTCCGCCAGACGCGCGCGGCTGTTGGCGTCGTCCGGGTACATCTTGAGGATGCCCTGGTAGATGTTCACCGCGCCCTGCACGTCGCCGGCGTTCTGGGCCAGCACCGCCAGGTTCTCCGAGGCCTGGCGCAGCGAGGGCTTGGTCTTGAGGGCGGCCTGGTAGTGGCCCACGGCCTCCGAGGTCTTGCCCTGACGCTCGGCGAGCACACCGAGGTTGTACTGGGCCTCGGCCAGCCCGTTGTCCGCGTCCAGCGCGGCCTTGAACTTGCGCTCGAGCGACGGGTAGTCGATGGCGCCGCCCTTCTTCTGGGCCTCATACGCCGCGAGCGAGTCCTCGAAGAGGAGCTTGGCGCGGTTGGAGATGGACTGCGGCTCGTTGGACTTCGTCGTCTTGCCCGAGTCCACAACCGAGTTCTTGGTGGCGTTGGTGCCCGCGCAACCCGCGGCGAACAGCGCCGCGGTCACGGCCACGAGGAGTGAGCGCATCATGGAGGGGTGATTCGTCGTGGGGCGATTCATTAGAGGAAGTCCTCGGGTTCCTGGTCGTCCGTGCCGGCCTTGGTCTTGGGCGTGCCCTCCTTGGTGGGCGCGGCCGGACCGTCAACCTGGGTAGCCGTCTGCTGCTGAAGCCGCTTGGCGAGGTCCGACACGTCCTCGACGACTTCCTGCTTCGTGTCCTTCTCGCCCTCTGCCACCTCGACCGGGGGAGGCGGGATGTCCTGGATGGCGGCGAGCATGTCCCCGCCGATGGCCAGGTCACGACCCTTGGTGAGGGCCACCTTCTCCTCCACCATCGTCGGGAACTGCTCCGGACGGTAGGTGGTGCGCAGCATCTTGAGGCTCTCGGCCGCGCAGTCGTTGTAGACGCCCAGCTCCTGGCTCTTGGCCACGGCGGTCATGAACGCCTCGGCGGCCTTCTCCTTGAGGGGCAGGGCCTGGTTGCCGAACTCCTCGCGCAGCGCGCCCTCGGTCTCCTCGTCGATGCCCGGCGGCATGGGGGCATTGCCGATCCTGTCGGCGAAGTTGTCGTAGACCATGCCCAGGCGGTGCAGGGCGCAGATGGCGGGCTCGGCGGCGCCGATGGACACCGTCTGCACGTACTTCTTCTCCACCACGTCGCGCGAGTTGTTCTTATCCGCGATGGAGGCCTTGAGCTTGTCGGGGCTGGGCGGACGGCCCCAGGACAGCTTCAGGCGGGAGAAGAACTGGTAGTCCGGCTCCACGCTGCGGAACTGGGCGCGGCCCACGGCCGGCAGCGCGTTCTTCTCCAGCGACTGCTGCAGACGGCGCGGCAGCTTCTCGTAGTAGTCGAGGATGCGGGTGTAGAGGCGCTCGGTATCACGCGGGCGCTGGAGCTTCTTCTCGTAGATGTCGACGATGCGGCCCTCGGCCATCAGGAACTTGCTCGGCTTGCTCTGGTACTGCCGCTCGTACTCCTCGAGCAGGCTCATGGCCTTGATGTAGTTGCCGGACTTCTCGTGCAGGTCGACGATGGAGAGGAACACGTCCTCGGCGTCCTTGGCCTTGGGCCAGAGCGTCAGGTAGCGCTCGCGCAGGGCGAGGGCCGCCTTGTACTCGCCGAGACCCTCGCGGTAGGTGGCCGCGTTGAACAGCGCCACCTGGGCCTTGGACTCCTCCCACTTCTGGGGAGCACCGGGCCTGGTGGAGACCACCACGTCATTGTCCTTGTCCTTGCCCTTGCCCTTCTTGCCCTTGGCGGGCTTCTTGGCGGGCGCCGCGCGCGCCACGGTCTTGCCGCTCTTGCTCGCCTCGTAGCCATCCACGTACTGCTCGTACACGTCACCGGACTCGCGGAAGTCACCGATGGCCTCCAGCGCCTCCGCGTTGTTGTAGATGCACTCCGGCACGAAGCGCGACGTGGGGTAGCGCTCGATGATGTCCTTGCGCACCTGGATGGCCTTATCCAGCATCTTCGCCTTGTAGTAGTCCACCGAGGCGTTGAAGAGCGCCACGTCGGCGATCTCCGTCTGGGGGAAGTCGGCCACGAAGGACAGGTAGGCCTCGGCCGCCTTGGCGAACTGGTTCTTCGCCTCGAGCGCGCTCACCAGCTTGAACGCCGACTGCTCGATGACCTTGGAGAGTTCGTCGCGGAACTTGCCCGTGGCGAGCTTCTCGTTGTTGTAGAAGCGCCGCGCCCACTCGTTCACCTTCGCCCAGTCCTCGAGCAGGTTGTACGAGTCGAGCACGAGGTTGGCGGCCACCTCGCCCGCGCGCTCGCCGGTCTCGAACTTGTACTCGGGCGAGCCGAGCGCGATCTCGCTGAAGCGCAGGACCGCCTCGTCGAAGTGGTTGTGACGGTAGTAGATGTTGGCCGCCTTGAAGGCGATCTCCACCCGCTTGTCACCCTTGGGCACGTACTTCAGGTAGCGCTCGCACGCCTCGAGCAAGTCCTTGCGGGCCTGGGGGATGGTGGCCTTCTTGCGGATGTCCTTGCTGACCTCGTCCTTGAACAGGCCCTTGCTCTCCGCGTCCTTCACCATCTCGTCATAGGCGAGCACGGCGTTGTAGGCGGCGTTGGTGAGCCACTTGCCCGGCTTGCCCGGCTTGGGGTTGCCCTCCTCGTCCTTGGCCTCCAGCAGCTTCACGTCCTGCAGGGTGACGAGGGTGTAGTTGGCCGCGGCCTTGTCGTACTTCTGCAGGTTGTCGTTGAGCAGTTCCGCCCAGAAGAAGCGCAGGTCGTACGCCTTGGGGCTGTCGGGGAAGAGCGTGAGGTAGTCCGAGTAGATCATGTCGGCGTAGCCGAACGTGGCCTCCTCGCGCGTCTTCTTCGCCTCGTTGTGCCAGGTGACGGCCAGGTTGGACAGGGTGCGCTCGGCCAGATCCTTCGCCTCGGCCAGCGCCTTCTTGTCCTTGTCGTCCTTGATGACACCCGAGCTCTCGACCTCCTTCATGATCTTCACGAGCCGGCGCACCTGGGTGACGGTGCGATCCTTGTTGCCCATGCGCAGAACGATGTCGACGATGCGACCCTGGAAGCCAGGGGCCTCGGGGGAGAGCGGCTTCTCCTTGATGAGGGCGTTGTAGGTGATGGCCGCCTCGCGGTCCTTGCCGTCCGCGTAGTAGAGGTTGGCCAGGCTCCTCATCATCCCGAAGCGATCCTCGGGATTGGTGGCGACCTTGGAGAAGTCCTCGCGCGCGAGCATCACGTCACCCTCGCGGGCATAGGCGCGCACGTAGTCCTGACGGGCCTCGCGCACCAGCGAGTTGCCCTTCTTGTTCACCGGCGCGTCCTTGTCCGTGCCCGCGGCCGGGCCGGCCAGCTCGCCGTAGAGCACCACCGCCTTCCACTTGTCCTTGGCGTTCTGGTAGTCCGCCAGGTTGAAGTGGCACCAGCCCTGCTTGTAGAGGGCGAAGGCGTACACCTGGCTCTCGGTGTACTCGGCGGCCTTCTTGTAGGCCGCGAGCGCCCTCTCCAGATCCTGGCGCTTGCCCTTGGAGTTGTTGAAGTAGTACTCGCCGAAGGCGAAGTACGTGTCCGGCATGTACTTGGACTGGGGGAACTTCTCGATGAGGCGCTTGAAGGCCACCAGCGCCTTGCGGTCCTGGCCATCCTCCATGAGGTTGGTGCCCAGGAAGAAGAGCACCTCGTCCGAGCGCTCGAAGTCCGGATGGTTCTGGACGATCTTCGTGTACTGCTCGAGCGCGAGCTTGGCGTACTGCTTGGAGCGCGTGGTCAGCTCCGCCTTGGCCGCCTTCGCCTTCGTCTGGCCCGCCGCGTCGTTGGCGTTCATCGCCACGAGCAGATCGTCGTCCTTCCGGTTGGCCTCGAAGAAGTAGTACTTCGACTCCTCCCAGTACAACTCGCCCAGCCGGAAGAGCAGCGAGGGCTGCTCCTTCGAGTCCGCCGACAGGGAGATGATCTTCTTGAGCGACTCGATCTGCTCGCGCCGCTTGGAGGCCACCTGCCCCTCCACGCCCAGGCGGAACTGATCGTATTGCAGCGCGGGAGCAGCGGCCTCCGCCTTCTCCTTCTTGCGGCTGATGTCACCCGCGAGAGACTTGTCGATCACCGCGGTGCTGCTCTTCTTGCCAAGA
Above is a window of Cystobacter fuscus DNA encoding:
- a CDS encoding tetratricopeptide repeat protein; its protein translation is MRRTLLLSLLLLATAAPAQDKKSPRDASLGKKSSTAVIDKSLAGDISRKKEKAEAAAPALQYDQFRLGVEGQVASKRREQIESLKKIISLSADSKEQPSLLFRLGELYWEESKYYFFEANRKDDDLLVAMNANDAAGQTKAKAAKAELTTRSKQYAKLALEQYTKIVQNHPDFERSDEVLFFLGTNLMEDGQDRKALVAFKRLIEKFPQSKYMPDTYFAFGEYYFNNSKGKRQDLERALAAYKKAAEYTESQVYAFALYKQGWCHFNLADYQNAKDKWKAVVLYGELAGPAAGTDKDAPVNKKGNSLVREARQDYVRAYAREGDVMLAREDFSKVATNPEDRFGMMRSLANLYYADGKDREAAITYNALIKEKPLSPEAPGFQGRIVDIVLRMGNKDRTVTQVRRLVKIMKEVESSGVIKDDKDKKALAEAKDLAERTLSNLAVTWHNEAKKTREEATFGYADMIYSDYLTLFPDSPKAYDLRFFWAELLNDNLQKYDKAAANYTLVTLQDVKLLEAKDEEGNPKPGKPGKWLTNAAYNAVLAYDEMVKDAESKGLFKDEVSKDIRKKATIPQARKDLLEACERYLKYVPKGDKRVEIAFKAANIYYRHNHFDEAVLRFSEIALGSPEYKFETGERAGEVAANLVLDSYNLLEDWAKVNEWARRFYNNEKLATGKFRDELSKVIEQSAFKLVSALEAKNQFAKAAEAYLSFVADFPQTEIADVALFNASVDYYKAKMLDKAIQVRKDIIERYPTSRFVPECIYNNAEALEAIGDFRESGDVYEQYVDGYEASKSGKTVARAAPAKKPAKGKKGKGKDKDNDVVVSTRPGAPQKWEESKAQVALFNAATYREGLGEYKAALALRERYLTLWPKAKDAEDVFLSIVDLHEKSGNYIKAMSLLEEYERQYQSKPSKFLMAEGRIVDIYEKKLQRPRDTERLYTRILDYYEKLPRRLQQSLEKNALPAVGRAQFRSVEPDYQFFSRLKLSWGRPPSPDKLKASIADKNNSRDVVEKKYVQTVSIGAAEPAICALHRLGMVYDNFADRIGNAPMPPGIDEETEGALREEFGNQALPLKEKAAEAFMTAVAKSQELGVYNDCAAESLKMLRTTYRPEQFPTMVEEKVALTKGRDLAIGGDMLAAIQDIPPPPVEVAEGEKDTKQEVVEDVSDLAKRLQQQTATQVDGPAAPTKEGTPKTKAGTDDQEPEDFL